A genomic window from Osmerus eperlanus chromosome 5, fOsmEpe2.1, whole genome shotgun sequence includes:
- the gnb5a gene encoding guanine nucleotide-binding protein subunit beta-5a yields the protein MRFPITPEMASQDVQPNESLSNLKTESETLKIKLEDERAKLHDVELHQVADKLDGLGQFVMKTRRTLKGHGNKVLCMDWCKDKRRIVSSSQDGKVIVWDAFTTNKEHAVTMPCTWVMACAYAPSGCAVACGGLDNKCSVYPLSLDKNENLAAKKKSVAMHTNYLSACSFTNSDMQILTSSGDGTCALWDVESGQLLQSFHGHAADVLCLDLAPSETGNTFVSGGCDKKANVWDMRSGQCIQSFETHESDINSVRYYPSGDAFASGSDDSTCRLYDLRADREVAIYSKESIIFGASSVDFSLSGRLLFCGYNDYTINVWDVLKGTRVSILFGHENRVSTLRVSPDGTAFCSGSWDHTLRIWA from the exons ATGAGATTTCCTATTACTCCTGAAATGGCGTCACAAGATGTACAACCAAACGAGTCTCTTTCAAACCTAAAAACGGAATCGGAGACGTTGAAGATTAAGCTCGAAGATGAAAGAGCAAAGCTGCATGATGTCGAAC TACATCAAGTGGCTGATAAATTAGATGGATTGGGCCAGTTTGTGATGAAGACCAGGCGCACTTTGAAGGGGCATGGCAACAAGGTTCTTTGCATGGATTGGTGTAAGGACAAGCGGAGGATTGTCAGCTCTTCACAG GATGGAAAAGTAATTGTGTGGGATGCCTTCACAACTAACAAG GAGCATGCTGTGACAATGCCGTGTACCTGGGTGATGGCCTGCGCCTATGCTCCGTCGGGTTGTGCTGTGGCCTGTGG GGGGCTGGACAACAAATGCTCAGTGTACCCTCTGTCTCTGGACAAGAATGAGAATCTCGCAGCTAAAAAGAAGTCTGTGGCCATGCACACAAACTACCTTTCTGCCTGTAGCTTCACCAATTCGGATATGCAG ATCCTTACATCGAGTGGAGATGGAACATGTGCATTATGGGATGTTGAGAGCGGGCAGCTGTTGCAGAGTTTCCATGGACATGCTGCAGATGTGCTGTGCTTGGACTTGGCCCCTTCTGAGACAGGAAACACCTTTGTGTCAGGG GGTTGTGATAAGAAGGCCAATGTTTGGGACATGCGCTCGGGGCAGTGCATCCAGTCCTTTGAAACCCACGAGTCAGACATCAATAGTGTCAG GTACTATCCCAGTGGAGATGCGTTTGCGTCGGGTTCAGATGATTCTACG TGTCGACTGTATGACCTGAGGGCAGATCGAGAAGTGGCCATTTACTCCAAAGAGAGCATCATATTTGGTGCCTCAAGTGTGGATTTCTCTCTCAGTG GTCGGTTACTTTTCTGTGGCTACAACGATTACACCATCAACGTATGGGATGTTTTGAAGGGGACCAGAGTGTCTATTCTGTTTGGACACGAGAATCGTGTGAGCACTCTGCGTGTGTCTCCAGATGGAACAGCCTTCTGTTCTGGCTCCTGGGACCATACCCTGAGG ATCTGGGCCTAA